A region of Neovison vison isolate M4711 chromosome 7, ASM_NN_V1, whole genome shotgun sequence DNA encodes the following proteins:
- the LOC122914040 gene encoding olfactory receptor 8B12-like — translation MAAKNSSVTEFIFAGLTDQPGLQIPLFSLFLGIYMVTLLGNLGLITLIGLNSHLHTPMYFFLFNLSLVDFCYSTTITPRMLKSFISKKNIILHAECMTQLFFFCFFVISESFLLSAMAYDRYVAICKPLVYTVTMSPQVCLFLLLGVYVMGFSGAMVHMGSIASLTFCHDNLVNHFMCDIFPLLELSCNSSYVHELVVFVCVAIDIGMPIVTIFISYGLIISSILHIHSTEGRSKAFSTCSSHIIVVSLFFGSGAFAYLKPPSTLPLNQGKVSSLFYTIVVPMLNPLIYSLRNKDVKVTLRKTLKRK, via the coding sequence ATGGCAGCTAAAAACTCTTCTGTGACAGAGTTCATCTTCGCAGGCTTAACAGACCAGCCGGGACTCCAGATCCCTCTTTTCTCCCTGTTTCTAGGTATCTACATGGTCACTCTGCTGGGGAATCTGGGCCTGATAACCCTGATTGGGTTAAATTCTCACCtacacacccccatgtacttttTTCTCTTCAACCTCTCCTTGGTAGATTTCTGTTACTCCACTACCATCACCCCCAGAATGCTGAAGAGTTTCATCTCCAAGAAGAATATCATCTTGCATGCAGAGTGTATGACTCaactgtttttcttctgcttcttcgtCATTTCTGAGTCGTTCCTCCTGTCAGCAATGGCATATGACCGCTATGTCGCCATCTGTAAACCATTGGTGTACACTGTCACCATGTCTCCTCAggtctgtttatttcttttgttgggtGTCTATGTGATGGGGTTTTCAGGGGCCATGGTCCATATGGGAAGCATAGCAAGTCTGACTTTCTGTCATGACAATCTTGTCAATCATTTCATGTGCGACATCTTTCCTCTCCTTGAGCTCTCCTGCAACAGCTCTTACGTGCACGAGCTGGTGGTCTTTGTATGTGTGGCCATTGACATTGGAATGCCCATTGTCACCATCTTCATCTCTTATGGTCTGATTATTTCCAGCATTCTCCACATTCACTCCACTGAGGGCAGGTCCAAAGCTTTTAGTACGTGCAGCTCTCACATAATTGTGGTATCTCTTTTCTTTGGTTCTGGGGCTTTTGCATATCTCAAACCACCTTCCACTTTGCCCCTTAACCAAGGGAAAGTGTCCTCTCTGTTCTATACCATTGTGGTGCCCATGTTAAACCCACTGATCTACAGTTTGAGGAACAAGGATGTCAAAGTTACCTTGAGGAaaaccttgaaaagaaaa